A single region of the Erythrobacter sp. HL-111 genome encodes:
- the infC gene encoding translation initiation factor IF-3, which produces MAPPVKSGPRYDQFIQVPKVRVIDDEGENLGVMYTREAIEQAQDKGLNLVEVSPNADPPVCKFLDVGKYRYEAQKKANAARKTQKTQDIKEVKMRPNIDTHDYDVKMKNVNKFIGNGDKVKVTLRFRGREMAHQHLGMDLLKRVQEDVEEIAKVEAFPRLEGRQMLMVLAPK; this is translated from the coding sequence ATGGCCCCGCCCGTCAAAAGCGGCCCTCGCTACGATCAATTCATCCAGGTTCCCAAGGTCCGCGTCATCGACGATGAGGGCGAGAACCTCGGAGTCATGTACACCCGCGAAGCGATCGAACAGGCGCAGGACAAGGGCCTGAACCTCGTCGAAGTGTCCCCCAACGCGGACCCGCCGGTGTGCAAGTTCCTCGATGTCGGCAAGTACCGCTACGAGGCCCAGAAAAAGGCCAACGCGGCGCGCAAGACGCAGAAGACGCAGGACATCAAGGAAGTGAAGATGCGTCCGAACATCGACACGCATGATTACGACGTGAAGATGAAGAACGTGAACAAGTTCATCGGCAACGGCGACAAGGTCAAGGTCACGCTGCGCTTCCGCGGGCGCGAAATGGCGCACCAGCATCTCGGCATGGACCTGCTCAAACGCGTGCAGGAAGATGTCGAGGAGATCGCCAAGGTCGAAGCCTTCCCCCGGCTCGAGGGACGGCAGATGCTGATGGTGCTCGCGCCCAAGTAG
- a CDS encoding DNA/RNA non-specific endonuclease, with protein MDDPFQMQRELRYGAPVCDTILTGRFFSIGYSWYFRQAKWTLEIVRRGGKEFMPDAFDKSERLDNFRADKRLPYRFRGSLNAYKGSGYDRGHLVASANASLRSIENSESFLLSNMSPQTAAFNRQGWRRLEEQVRDLNDRDEVLEVYVLNCPFFDFTRKLEIIGDDEDEFGISIPVPHGFVKSVLAELRTGRLDLWTFLLPNEAIDRPLGDYLVKTYDAEQLIGGVFWDRIAGGDMHDLKRVTNTMW; from the coding sequence ATGGACGATCCGTTCCAGATGCAGCGCGAGCTGCGATACGGCGCACCGGTATGCGACACCATTCTGACCGGGCGCTTCTTCTCGATCGGCTATTCCTGGTATTTCAGGCAGGCGAAGTGGACGCTCGAGATCGTGCGCCGCGGGGGCAAGGAATTCATGCCCGATGCGTTCGACAAGAGCGAGCGGCTCGATAATTTCCGCGCCGACAAGCGCCTGCCCTATCGCTTCCGCGGCTCGCTCAACGCCTACAAGGGCAGCGGCTATGATCGTGGCCACCTTGTCGCGAGCGCCAATGCCAGCCTGCGAAGCATCGAGAATTCGGAAAGCTTCCTGCTGTCGAACATGTCGCCGCAGACCGCCGCCTTCAACCGGCAGGGCTGGCGCAGGCTGGAAGAGCAGGTGCGCGATCTGAACGACCGCGACGAGGTGCTCGAAGTCTATGTCCTCAACTGCCCTTTCTTCGATTTCACCAGGAAGCTCGAGATCATCGGCGACGACGAGGACGAATTCGGCATCAGCATCCCCGTGCCGCACGGCTTCGTGAAATCGGTGCTGGCAGAACTCCGCACCGGGCGGCTCGACCTCTGGACATTCCTCCTGCCGAACGAGGCGATCGATCGGCCGCTGGGCGACTACCTGGTCAAGACCTATGATGCCGAACAGCTCATCGGCGGCGTTTTCTGGGATCGGATCGCCGGCGGCGACATGCACGACCTCAAACGTGTGACGAACACGATGTGGTAG
- a CDS encoding DASS family sodium-coupled anion symporter, which produces MDARRIGLVIGPLAFALTVFTQPPGGMPGEAWLVAGLVLWMASWWMTEAVPLTVTALLPFLVLPFGGVSTAAETASTYYSPILFLLLGGAFIALCIERTGLHKRLSLAILRVVGAGGGRTRLLLAFMIAAALLSMLISNTSTTLIMMPMALAVLAGGEALAGADRAAPTAGADAEPFKEGLSGALPMGIAFASSIGGLGTIVGSPTNAIAIGLLDTGIGMRISFAQWSLYGIPIVILGVPVAAFIIARLQRVGEHPFDVAAAREAIACKPDWSTPEVRLTSIVALTFLAWMTRPLVTPYLPEGSWGDGTIAIIASFALFILPDGTGRPLLLWREADRAPWGMILMFGGGLALAAGMQESGLADWLGQALLPLEDWPLPLVALALVAMIVIVTEFASNVATASAIIPVVAALTVALEADPILLAMPAALASSWGFMLPAGTGPNAIAWSTGRIRIERMVGAGLVLDLAGVVLIVAGVWAVAAVV; this is translated from the coding sequence ATGGATGCGCGCCGGATCGGACTGGTGATCGGCCCGCTCGCCTTCGCGCTGACGGTCTTCACCCAGCCTCCCGGCGGAATGCCGGGCGAGGCGTGGCTGGTCGCCGGGCTCGTCCTGTGGATGGCAAGCTGGTGGATGACCGAGGCGGTCCCGCTCACCGTGACCGCGCTGCTCCCCTTCCTCGTCCTGCCCTTCGGCGGGGTTTCGACCGCGGCCGAAACCGCGAGCACCTATTATTCGCCGATCCTCTTCCTGCTCCTGGGCGGCGCCTTCATCGCGCTCTGCATCGAGCGGACCGGGCTGCACAAGCGATTGAGCCTCGCGATCCTGCGGGTGGTCGGCGCGGGTGGAGGCAGGACCCGGCTGCTGCTCGCCTTCATGATCGCCGCGGCGCTGCTTTCTATGCTGATCTCGAACACCTCGACGACGCTGATCATGATGCCGATGGCCCTGGCGGTGCTCGCCGGCGGAGAAGCGCTTGCGGGCGCGGACCGCGCCGCTCCGACCGCCGGGGCGGACGCGGAGCCGTTCAAGGAGGGGCTCTCCGGCGCCCTGCCCATGGGCATCGCCTTCGCCTCCTCGATCGGCGGGCTCGGCACGATCGTCGGTTCGCCCACCAATGCCATCGCGATCGGCCTGCTCGACACCGGCATCGGCATGCGGATCAGCTTCGCGCAATGGTCGCTCTACGGCATTCCGATCGTTATCCTCGGCGTGCCGGTCGCGGCCTTCATCATCGCACGGCTCCAGCGCGTCGGCGAGCATCCCTTCGACGTCGCGGCAGCGCGCGAGGCGATCGCCTGCAAGCCGGACTGGAGCACGCCCGAGGTCAGGCTCACGTCGATCGTCGCCCTCACCTTCCTCGCCTGGATGACCCGCCCGCTGGTGACGCCCTACCTGCCGGAGGGTTCGTGGGGCGACGGGACCATCGCGATCATCGCGAGCTTCGCGCTGTTCATCCTGCCCGACGGGACAGGCCGCCCGCTGCTGCTCTGGCGCGAGGCGGACCGCGCGCCCTGGGGGATGATCCTGATGTTCGGCGGCGGGCTTGCGCTGGCCGCGGGAATGCAGGAATCGGGCCTTGCCGACTGGCTCGGGCAGGCCCTGCTCCCGCTGGAGGACTGGCCGCTGCCGCTGGTCGCGCTGGCGCTGGTCGCGATGATCGTGATCGTCACCGAATTCGCGAGCAATGTCGCCACCGCCAGCGCGATCATCCCGGTCGTCGCCGCGCTCACCGTCGCGCTCGAGGCCGACCCGATCCTCCTCGCCATGCCCGCCGCGCTCGCCTCGAGCTGGGGCTTCATGCTGCCCGCCGGGACCGGACCCAACGCGATCGCGTGGAGCACCGGGCGCATCAGGATCGAGCGCATGGTGGGCGCGGGGCTAGTCCTAGACCTTGCCGGCGTGGTGCTGATCGTCGCGGGCGTCTGGGCGGTGGCGGCGGTGGTCTAG